The Campylobacter concisus genome has a window encoding:
- a CDS encoding tyrosine-type recombinase/integrase: protein MNKIRSSGDIKSQRISKDELFFVTHIAAYSGMRLNEIIQLNTDDIVEKYNIVCFSLNTKVDVKTGKSKTLKTRNSVRIVPIHSKLNSIGLFEFIENKKKLARKCGKAVRLFSCDNKDFSEYFRKKINTQVIKDGDKTRTFHSFRHTFINKLIQSGQRVEHIAALVGHEQQYKITMNTYGEPVTPKILKDLVEEVNFYQGGEG, encoded by the coding sequence GTGAACAAGATCAGATCAAGTGGGGATATTAAAAGCCAAAGGATAAGCAAGGATGAGCTATTTTTTGTTACTCATATAGCAGCTTACTCTGGCATGAGATTAAATGAGATAATCCAGCTAAACACAGATGACATAGTCGAAAAATATAACATAGTATGCTTTAGTTTAAATACAAAAGTAGATGTAAAAACAGGTAAGAGCAAGACTTTAAAGACTAGAAACTCTGTAAGGATTGTTCCTATCCATTCTAAGTTAAATAGCATTGGGCTGTTTGAATTTATAGAGAATAAAAAGAAGCTAGCTAGGAAATGTGGCAAAGCAGTTAGGCTATTTAGCTGTGACAATAAAGACTTTTCTGAATATTTTAGAAAGAAGATCAATACTCAAGTTATAAAAGATGGTGATAAGACAAGGACATTTCATTCATTTAGACACACTTTCATAAACAAGCTCATTCAAAGTGGTCAAAGGGTCGAGCATATAGCTGCTCTTGTAGGGCATGAACAACAATACAAAATCACTATGAATACTTATGGGGAGCCAGTAACTCCGAAAATTCTAAAGGATCTAGTTGAAGAGGTAAATTTTTATCAAGGAGGGGAAGGGTGA
- the larE gene encoding ATP-dependent sacrificial sulfur transferase LarE, whose amino-acid sequence MTKLEILKNDIKKLGNLAVAFSGGVDSSLLLKVAADVLGENVLALTVKSPYMSLREIDEAVEFAKFYGIRHEVFEVGIADEIKLNPQNRCYLCKKAVFSRLLARVKELGFTNLADGTNKDDLGEYRPGLKAKEELGVLSPLINLRKFEIRELSRELNLATADKPSYACLLTRLPHEKEISVSDLNLVEAAENLLIKSGYANVRARLDDKKMKLQMPFSSMQSFLDDVKFKSIVKELVALGAAEVTLDLKGLREDVLA is encoded by the coding sequence ATGACGAAACTAGAAATTCTAAAAAATGATATAAAAAAGCTAGGAAATTTAGCCGTTGCATTTAGCGGCGGCGTGGATAGCTCACTACTGCTAAAGGTTGCTGCGGACGTGCTTGGCGAAAATGTGCTAGCACTCACGGTAAAATCGCCCTATATGTCTTTGCGCGAGATAGATGAGGCGGTAGAATTTGCTAAATTTTATGGCATCAGGCACGAGGTATTTGAGGTAGGCATCGCTGATGAGATAAAGCTCAATCCGCAAAATCGCTGTTATCTTTGCAAAAAAGCAGTTTTTTCAAGGCTTCTTGCTCGTGTAAAAGAGCTTGGATTTACAAATTTGGCTGACGGCACAAACAAAGACGATCTTGGCGAATATCGCCCAGGTTTAAAGGCAAAAGAGGAGCTTGGTGTGCTTTCGCCTCTAATAAATTTACGCAAATTTGAGATACGCGAGCTCTCACGTGAGCTAAATTTAGCAACAGCAGACAAGCCAAGCTACGCATGCTTGCTAACTCGTTTGCCGCATGAAAAAGAGATAAGTGTGAGCGATCTAAATTTAGTAGAGGCGGCTGAAAATTTACTGATAAAAAGCGGCTACGCAAATGTGCGAGCAAGGCTTGATGATAAAAAAATGAAACTGCAAATGCCGTTTTCTAGCATGCAAAGCTTTTTAGACGACGTGAAATTTAAGTCTATCGTTAAGGAGCTAGTTGCACTTGGCGCGGCAGAGGTGACGCTTGATCTAAAGGGGCTTAGAGAGGATGTTTTGGCATGA
- a CDS encoding DUF2809 domain-containing protein — protein MQEINLGDQIKTQRQSVRTRLAFLVAAGVILAVEIYIAVCVKGGFVRHYLGDVLAVILLYAFVRAIFSAPPSNLALKIFAFAAALELVQYFGVVQILGVENKILKVIIGGTFDFTDLLCYAVGCVLASAYEKFESKI, from the coding sequence TTGCAAGAGATAAATTTAGGCGATCAAATAAAAACGCAAAGACAAAGCGTACGAACAAGACTAGCCTTTTTAGTCGCGGCTGGCGTGATCTTGGCGGTCGAAATTTACATCGCAGTTTGCGTAAAGGGCGGCTTCGTGCGCCATTATCTGGGCGATGTTTTGGCGGTTATCTTGCTTTACGCGTTTGTGAGAGCTATATTTAGCGCGCCGCCATCAAATTTAGCGCTTAAAATTTTTGCCTTTGCGGCAGCTTTGGAACTTGTGCAGTATTTTGGCGTCGTGCAAATTCTAGGCGTAGAAAATAAAATTTTAAAAGTAATAATCGGCGGAACGTTTGATTTTACCGACCTGCTCTGCTACGCTGTGGGCTGCGTCCTGGCGAGCGCTTATGAAAAATTTGAAAGTAAAATTTAG
- a CDS encoding ABC transporter substrate-binding protein: MKRRISLLLFLVLALILNACDGSSQSNKNEISENKEKEASQVREVKEVKESEYSVTDVRGKTIKFEKTPERIATVDKPLPSIIYAIDGKTDKIVGCNPSSIKAFEESVLKNMYPQLANANTKWCSKDSVVNVEELLKLKPDVVFIYSNIEKEIEKMEAAGLKVVALKRAEFDSIKENIKMISEVLQKKERGDLLVEYMDKGINEVTSKLAEIKDEDKPKVIEFYSDMKIAVKTYDHWMKPSGAYNPAHELKGKLAEVDMEQMIVWNPDIIYLGNHSDLMPEDFIENKQEGRDWSTIKAVANKQVYKIPIGVYRWDPPGVETPLTVKWAAKIQYPQLFSDMDMEVELKNFFEYVYDYKLSDDEVATILRK; encoded by the coding sequence ATGAAAAGAAGGATTAGTTTATTATTATTTTTAGTACTAGCATTAATTTTAAATGCTTGTGACGGCAGCTCTCAAAGTAATAAAAATGAAATCAGTGAAAACAAGGAAAAAGAAGCTAGTCAAGTGCGAGAAGTTAAAGAGGTAAAAGAAAGCGAATACTCGGTTACTGATGTTAGAGGAAAAACGATTAAATTTGAAAAAACACCGGAAAGAATTGCAACGGTGGACAAGCCTCTTCCGTCTATAATATATGCAATTGATGGAAAGACAGATAAAATTGTAGGATGCAACCCATCTTCTATTAAAGCTTTTGAAGAAAGTGTTTTAAAAAACATGTATCCACAACTAGCTAATGCGAATACTAAATGGTGTTCAAAAGACTCAGTTGTTAACGTGGAAGAGTTATTGAAGCTAAAACCGGATGTAGTGTTTATTTATTCGAATATTGAGAAAGAAATTGAAAAAATGGAAGCTGCAGGACTTAAGGTAGTAGCTTTAAAGAGGGCAGAATTTGACAGTATAAAAGAAAATATAAAAATGATATCTGAAGTACTTCAAAAGAAAGAACGTGGCGACTTATTAGTTGAATATATGGACAAAGGAATTAATGAAGTAACATCAAAGTTAGCTGAAATAAAAGATGAAGATAAACCAAAAGTTATAGAGTTTTATAGTGACATGAAAATAGCTGTAAAAACATACGACCATTGGATGAAACCAAGTGGAGCCTATAATCCGGCCCACGAGCTTAAGGGTAAATTGGCTGAAGTGGACATGGAGCAGATGATTGTATGGAACCCTGATATCATTTATTTAGGAAATCATTCAGACTTAATGCCGGAAGACTTTATTGAAAATAAGCAGGAAGGTAGAGACTGGTCAACAATTAAAGCTGTAGCTAACAAACAAGTATACAAAATTCCTATAGGTGTTTATAGGTGGGATCCTCCTGGGGTTGAAACTCCGCTTACAGTTAAATGGGCTGCAAAAATACAGTATCCACAATTGTTTTCAGATATGGACATGGAAGTAGAGTTAAAGAATTTCTTTGAATATGTATATGATTACAAATTATCAGATGATGAAGTTGCTACAATATTGAGGAAGTAG
- a CDS encoding ABC transporter ATP-binding protein translates to MILQVKKGTFSYDKRKILKDISFDLKEEEVMSILGPNGVGKTTFLRCLMGFLKWDTGKALLFGKDINEYAEKELWENLSYVPQVKKSVFSYGVLEMVVMGLDKENSFFHIPTKEDYDKAYETLKELGVEKLSNRYCDELSGGELQMVMIARALVSNPKLLILDEPESNLDMKNQIRIIEAIKHINVNKKSACIINTHFPSHALQISDKTLFIGSDYKTTFDESSKAITEDNLQKYFQIKAKILIFQAEEVEYKTVAPYKAI, encoded by the coding sequence ATGATACTCCAAGTTAAAAAAGGTACTTTTTCATATGACAAGAGAAAAATTTTAAAAGATATTTCATTTGATTTAAAAGAAGAAGAAGTAATGTCCATTCTTGGACCCAATGGGGTGGGTAAAACTACTTTCTTAAGGTGTCTTATGGGATTTTTAAAATGGGACACGGGAAAAGCCTTATTGTTCGGCAAAGATATAAATGAATATGCAGAAAAAGAATTATGGGAAAACTTAAGTTATGTTCCTCAAGTTAAGAAAAGTGTGTTTAGTTATGGGGTTTTAGAAATGGTTGTGATGGGTTTAGACAAGGAAAACAGTTTTTTCCATATCCCTACGAAGGAAGATTATGATAAAGCTTATGAAACTTTAAAAGAATTAGGAGTTGAAAAGCTATCAAATAGATACTGTGATGAGCTATCCGGAGGAGAGCTTCAAATGGTTATGATTGCGAGAGCTCTTGTTTCTAATCCAAAACTTCTTATTTTAGATGAACCGGAGTCAAACCTGGATATGAAGAATCAAATTAGAATCATAGAGGCAATTAAACATATAAATGTAAATAAAAAATCTGCTTGCATAATAAACACTCATTTTCCTAGTCATGCATTGCAGATATCTGACAAAACTTTGTTTATCGGTAGTGACTACAAAACAACCTTTGATGAAAGTTCGAAAGCCATTACTGAAGATAACTTACAAAAGTATTTTCAGATCAAAGCTAAAATTTTAATTTTTCAAGCAGAAGAAGTTGAATACAAAACAGTTGCACCTTATAAAGCCATATAG
- the larB gene encoding nickel pincer cofactor biosynthesis protein LarB, producing the protein MSEAEILEFIASIKNGKMSEQDALKYLKNYPFNDIGCAKIDTQRALRNGTGEVIYGANKTDDEILQIASAIGEKNENILITRTNENVFERIREIFPQADFNARGRVISVKFKELAPTKSYISIVSAGTADGAVVEEAYETAKFLGNDVRKFTDVGVAGLHRLVAKLDEIRGAKVVIAVAGMEGALASVLAGLVSSLVIAVPTSVGYGANFGGVAALLAMLNSCANGVSVVNIDNGYGAAYNASLINHL; encoded by the coding sequence ATGAGCGAGGCTGAAATTTTAGAATTTATCGCCAGTATAAAAAATGGCAAGATGAGCGAGCAAGATGCGCTAAAGTATCTAAAAAACTATCCATTTAATGACATCGGATGTGCTAAGATCGACACTCAGCGTGCTTTACGAAATGGTACTGGTGAGGTGATATATGGGGCAAATAAAACAGATGATGAAATTTTGCAAATTGCTAGTGCGATCGGCGAAAAAAATGAAAATATTCTAATCACAAGAACAAATGAGAATGTTTTTGAACGCATACGTGAGATCTTTCCGCAGGCAGATTTTAATGCTCGTGGCAGGGTGATTAGCGTCAAATTTAAAGAACTAGCACCCACAAAAAGCTACATCTCGATAGTCTCTGCCGGAACTGCCGATGGTGCAGTCGTGGAGGAGGCCTATGAGACGGCAAAATTCTTAGGCAACGATGTGAGAAAATTTACCGATGTTGGTGTGGCAGGACTACATAGGCTGGTCGCAAAGCTCGATGAGATACGTGGTGCAAAGGTCGTCATCGCCGTTGCTGGTATGGAGGGCGCGCTAGCTAGCGTGTTAGCAGGCCTTGTAAGCTCTCTAGTGATCGCAGTGCCTACCAGCGTGGGATATGGGGCAAATTTTGGCGGAGTTGCGGCACTGCTAGCCATGCTAAATAGCTGTGCAAACGGCGTCAGCGTCGTAAATATCGACAACGGATACGGTGCTGCGTATAACGCTAGCCTGATAAATCATCTATAA
- a CDS encoding ShlB/FhaC/HecB family hemolysin secretion/activation protein: MRTLLSLGIVCAALLANETNLKNELNNEEIRANMASSFNESSNINLLNEKPTSEGKLNLNETPCFKIDKISLLSENEVASFNASSGADEAIIRKAYNANYSKFNSILEASLNKLDFKSGSCLGKNSINLIINSFNNEIIKSGYITSSASLVTKSLKDAKLEFVINLGLIDDISINELDSQRNRASLFSAFGEYSHKNKVANIRDIEQALESLQNVSKNDVSIKFLPSNRAGFSNIVITRVDSFPLKAAISIDNLGSKQSGKYQGMLNLSTLNLLGFNEIFSFSRGKDIFKKYEVTNKFNGATDHGASNNYYYGFSIPFGYFMLEYEKSKYDYAQIINAAYNLYTYKGRSESDSLSLAYTFYRDSNFKNSAYVKLFKRKNKNYLEDYELDNQARRNAGYEVGVKSSWNSYNQAFSAKLAYKKGTGIFRSQPDPLEDSGEATSRFALINLNLNYKYKFELPLSYDLNINARYGLNKLSLQDKFSIGGYHSVRGFDGESSLVGNHGVSVRNTLSYNYYKSNSIYAGLDAGMVRAASSGIKDKNTLAGYAIGLRGSIKAYNNLSYDISVSKPLYKPKSFESKSTNVNFIISYEF, from the coding sequence ATGAGAACTCTCTTATCTTTAGGCATAGTGTGTGCTGCGCTACTTGCTAATGAGACTAATCTAAAAAACGAGTTAAACAACGAAGAGATTAGGGCGAATATGGCAAGCTCTTTTAACGAAAGCTCCAACATAAATTTACTTAACGAAAAACCAACTTCAGAAGGTAAGCTAAATTTAAACGAAACTCCATGCTTTAAAATAGATAAAATTTCACTTCTTAGTGAGAATGAAGTAGCTAGCTTTAACGCTAGTAGTGGTGCTGATGAGGCTATAATAAGAAAAGCTTATAATGCAAACTACTCTAAATTTAACTCTATTTTAGAGGCTAGCTTAAACAAGCTTGATTTTAAATCTGGCAGCTGCCTTGGCAAAAACTCTATCAATCTAATCATAAATTCTTTTAACAACGAGATAATAAAAAGTGGCTATATCACTTCAAGTGCGAGCCTAGTTACAAAGAGCCTAAAAGATGCCAAGCTAGAGTTTGTGATAAATCTTGGCCTAATAGATGACATAAGCATAAACGAGCTTGACAGCCAAAGAAATAGAGCGAGCTTATTTAGCGCATTTGGTGAGTACTCTCATAAAAATAAAGTGGCAAATATAAGAGATATCGAGCAGGCTCTTGAGTCACTTCAAAACGTCTCAAAAAATGACGTTAGCATTAAATTCTTACCTTCAAACAGAGCTGGCTTTTCAAACATAGTAATAACTAGAGTTGATAGCTTCCCGCTAAAGGCTGCTATAAGCATTGATAACCTTGGCTCAAAACAAAGCGGCAAATATCAGGGCATGCTAAATTTAAGCACGCTAAATTTACTTGGATTTAACGAAATTTTTAGCTTCTCACGTGGCAAAGATATATTTAAAAAATATGAGGTTACAAATAAATTTAATGGCGCCACTGATCACGGGGCTTCAAATAACTACTATTACGGCTTTAGCATCCCATTTGGCTACTTCATGCTTGAGTATGAAAAGAGTAAATATGACTACGCTCAGATCATAAACGCAGCCTACAACCTCTACACATATAAAGGTAGAAGCGAGAGTGACTCGCTAAGCCTTGCTTATACATTTTATAGGGACTCAAATTTTAAAAATAGCGCTTACGTAAAACTATTTAAGAGAAAAAATAAAAACTACTTAGAGGACTACGAGCTAGATAACCAAGCTAGAAGAAATGCTGGATATGAGGTAGGTGTAAAATCAAGCTGGAATTCTTACAACCAAGCTTTTAGCGCCAAGCTAGCTTACAAAAAAGGCACTGGTATATTTAGATCACAGCCTGATCCTTTAGAAGATAGCGGCGAAGCTACATCTAGGTTTGCTCTAATAAATTTAAACCTAAACTACAAATATAAATTTGAACTTCCACTAAGCTATGATCTAAATATCAACGCAAGATATGGCCTAAATAAGCTAAGCTTGCAAGATAAATTTAGCATCGGCGGATATCACAGTGTTAGGGGATTTGACGGGGAGAGCTCACTTGTTGGAAACCACGGAGTAAGCGTAAGAAATACCCTCTCATATAACTACTATAAGAGTAACTCCATCTATGCAGGGCTTGACGCTGGCATGGTAAGAGCAGCAAGTAGTGGCATAAAGGATAAAAACACCCTTGCAGGATACGCCATAGGTCTAAGAGGCAGCATAAAAGCCTACAACAACCTAAGCTACGACATATCTGTCTCAAAACCTCTTTATAAACCAAAGAGCTTTGAATCTAAATCAACAAATGTAAATTTCATCATAAGCTACGAATTTTAA
- a CDS encoding aldo/keto reductase produces the protein MEYRKLGSTGIQISRISMGSHHLKNPQDIDKHAENFFYAYKQGINFFETGDTYGNNCSELILGAAIKEMKKHKKPFYIMSKTHAGDSKTFRKNLENSLKNLGISCIDSFTCLWGVKSFEEWRGAKNYGAIREMEKAREEGLIKHITFSSHLQNKELIEMIGEYKFDYSLQGFNIINSKYRLKGIMKTHEKDIGTIAMNPLATGDLLLYEDIFNAIRIKEDQTLVQAAYAYILSFPFIDSVLGTFNSKDEINEAIKTLYQEPYSAKERSEQEGKLKERINQVDLERKIEVGKALRQRPHILREEVADLFGVYPLSV, from the coding sequence ATGGAATATAGAAAATTAGGATCTACAGGCATACAAATTTCAAGAATATCTATGGGAAGTCATCACTTAAAGAATCCCCAAGATATAGATAAACATGCAGAAAATTTCTTCTATGCATATAAACAAGGAATAAATTTCTTTGAAACCGGCGATACTTATGGAAACAATTGTTCAGAACTTATATTAGGTGCAGCCATAAAAGAAATGAAGAAGCATAAAAAACCATTTTATATTATGTCAAAGACACATGCCGGAGATTCTAAAACATTTCGAAAAAATCTTGAAAATTCTTTGAAGAATTTAGGAATAAGTTGTATTGACTCCTTTACTTGTCTTTGGGGTGTAAAATCTTTTGAAGAATGGAGAGGAGCTAAAAACTATGGAGCTATAAGAGAGATGGAAAAAGCAAGAGAAGAAGGACTTATTAAGCATATTACTTTTTCTTCACACTTACAAAATAAAGAACTAATTGAGATGATTGGGGAGTATAAATTTGATTATAGTTTACAGGGCTTTAATATAATTAATTCCAAATACAGATTAAAAGGAATAATGAAGACTCATGAAAAAGATATAGGGACAATAGCTATGAATCCGCTGGCAACAGGAGACTTGTTGCTTTATGAAGATATATTTAACGCTATTCGTATAAAAGAAGACCAAACTTTGGTTCAAGCGGCATATGCATATATTCTGTCCTTTCCTTTTATAGATTCTGTACTGGGAACCTTTAATTCAAAAGATGAAATTAATGAAGCTATTAAAACCCTATATCAAGAACCTTACTCTGCTAAAGAAAGGAGTGAACAAGAAGGAAAATTAAAAGAAAGAATTAATCAAGTTGATTTAGAAAGAAAGATAGAAGTTGGCAAAGCTCTTAGACAAAGACCTCATATATTAAGAGAAGAAGTTGCAGATTTGTTTGGAGTTTATCCACTAAGTGTATAA
- a CDS encoding FecCD family ABC transporter permease, translated as MGKGFFKNKKLCILVLFVLLLLLILTCICLGRYQVSPYKAFMIIYKTITGDVSGLDVHETSVVIDIRLPRILMGVLVGAGLSLAGAAYQTVFSNPLVSPDLLGVSSGAGFGAALSILLSLDMIVTQHVSLLLGLLAVYIVLNLSRVKKRTDLYVLVLSGVIVKSLFDASISFIKYIADPEDKLPTITMWLLGSLASVSYRDLVICSIIIIPCIFGFFLLRWKLNLLSLDSDEARSLGINVKKLRIVVILLSTLITATTVSVCGIIGWIGLIIPHLARMVIGNDNRYLIPTCCVMGAIYLLMIDTLSRAATSNEIPISILTAFIGAPLFITILRKNSGERR; from the coding sequence ATGGGGAAAGGTTTCTTTAAGAATAAAAAATTATGCATATTGGTTCTCTTTGTATTGCTATTGCTTTTAATACTAACTTGTATTTGTTTAGGAAGATATCAGGTTAGCCCCTATAAAGCATTTATGATTATATACAAAACAATAACCGGAGATGTTAGCGGCTTAGATGTACATGAAACTAGTGTAGTAATTGACATAAGACTACCTAGAATACTTATGGGAGTTTTAGTAGGTGCAGGGCTATCACTGGCAGGAGCAGCATATCAAACTGTTTTTTCAAACCCTTTAGTTAGCCCGGACTTACTAGGGGTGTCTTCAGGAGCAGGTTTTGGGGCGGCTTTATCTATATTATTATCCCTAGACATGATAGTGACTCAGCATGTTTCTTTGCTTCTGGGGCTTTTAGCAGTTTATATAGTTTTAAACCTATCCAGAGTAAAAAAACGAACAGATTTGTATGTGTTAGTTTTATCCGGAGTAATTGTAAAGTCACTATTTGATGCTTCAATATCATTTATTAAATATATAGCAGATCCGGAAGATAAGCTTCCAACTATCACTATGTGGTTGCTGGGAAGTTTAGCAAGTGTATCCTATAGAGATCTTGTTATTTGTTCAATAATAATAATACCTTGTATTTTCGGCTTCTTTCTATTAAGGTGGAAATTGAATCTTTTATCTCTAGATTCTGATGAGGCTAGGTCTTTAGGAATTAATGTAAAAAAATTACGTATTGTGGTTATCTTACTCTCAACATTGATAACTGCAACTACAGTTTCTGTATGTGGAATTATAGGATGGATAGGTTTAATAATTCCCCATTTGGCGAGAATGGTTATCGGAAATGATAATAGGTATCTTATTCCAACTTGTTGTGTTATGGGAGCAATTTATTTATTAATGATAGATACCCTTTCAAGAGCAGCTACAAGCAATGAAATTCCCATTTCAATATTAACAGCATTTATAGGTGCGCCATTATTCATAACTATACTTAGAAAGAATTCGGGAGAAAGAAGATGA